The Lolium rigidum isolate FL_2022 chromosome 1, APGP_CSIRO_Lrig_0.1, whole genome shotgun sequence region GATGCCCCGAAAGTGAAAGAACGTATGACCATATCGCCGGCTGGCGGAGGCTGCTGAAGTAGTAGGTCGAACTCGCGGTGCGTAAAGGAAGGCATAGGCGGGTCGCGAGCATTGAGGAGCTCCCGGGACCAGACGGGTGCGATGGTCGGGGACGGGAGGCCACGGGTGAGCTCGGCGATGGCGTTCATGAACTGGGCAATGCCAATTCCGTCACAGATGACGTGGTTGAAGCGGAGAGCGAATACGAAGCTGCCGCACAGCagacgcgttacctggtcatctcGTAGCCAATTGTTGGTTAGATTATGGACCCATGGAATACTGAAATATTTATTTCAGTTTACTTAATAACTTCAATTGTTATTTCATGATATATTATAGAAAAATCCCAATTGTCCCCACTAAATTTGAAATACTAATGTTTTACCTGGATATGCAGCAAGGGACAGTCAATCACGCCGCTGGATCCCTGCACGTCGAAGAGCAGCTGGTCCCAGCAAGGGAACGGCGGCCTGAGCCCGACAGCCTCCAGCTCTACCAACCGCACGTCACCGTCGGCCTCCACGAAGAGAACCCCCTCGCCGTTGCAGTCGACCACCAGCTTCTGACCCTCAACCTCCCTGAGCCGACCGGCCAACGGGTAGTATTGCACCAGCGCCTCGCCGAGCGCACGTCGGATGAGGCCGGCCGGGTCGACGCCGTTCTGTCCGCCACGGTAAAAGAGCGCCAAGGACACGTGCGTGCGCAAGTCCTCCTGGTTGTCAATATCTGACAGACGCTTGGTCTCCCGGGGCGTATGGGCAGCCGGGCGGATGAGCTCCGGATCACGCCGGCGCACGGCGTAGGCCAGCGTCGGCGTGTATACCCGCTCCTTCGCGTGCTTCAGCATATCCACCGGCGGAGTTAGCATGTGAGTAGAGCCATCTGAGCTGAGTTGACGAGGACGGCATGGGTTTATCCATGGAGATCGTTGCTCCTTCATGCTATAATTTTTGTGCAGGATGCTGGGCAGAGCCCGGGCAGCTGCCCTCGTTCGCCAGACTCTAGCCCCGTAGCTGAGCATACCTAGGATGGTCTCGGAGCAAGTCGGAAGCAACAACTACTACAGTATTATCACTGTTGGCTTCCACAGTTCTGCACGTGTATTTATAGTAAATCAATGTGAGATTGTAAGCGGGCAGCCAGCTGGAAATTCCATCCAGCCTCGAATCGATCCATCCATTGGAAGAAGCGCCCGAATTTTGGAGGAAAATATGTTGTACTATGAactatataaaaaagaaaaaattatgaCAAAAACTATCTCTATAtacaactatttttttttcatgtagctcAAAATGCAATACAATTTCCTGCATGAGTATCCAGGGCATATGTATATATTCATGAAATAaattttataattttttaaaaacacagaaataattttttttaatattttaaaaaccGAAAGCACTGGTACTTGGCTGCATCAAATCTTCGCTCGACTAGTAAAACGTACATCCTTTGCATGTGGTGGACTGCGCAATATCACCGCTGCTTTTAGTGTGCAGGGAACCATTGGGTTTTCTCCTTTCAAAGATatcattggcatttcccttttctAGATATCATTTGTTTTATCTCAATGCAATGAAACCGGCGTGTTGATCCATGTTTCTCTATAACAAGATATATCACGATTATAGGACCTTTGCAAATTATCTTTTTAATTGTGGTAGTCGATGTACCCGTAAATTCCGATATGCCATGATTTCCTAGCAAATGCACTATTCACTATGAAGTTTCATGATTTTTTGTTGTTGCTCACATCAAGATGTAACTCGTCATTAAAACTCGCAAAGATGCAGATTCCTATGTAATTTTCCAGGTCTTTCATAACTTAAAAGGTagaattttgtttttttataaaaaaattgtgaTTTTTGGAGCCTGGAGTCAAATATCCTTTTTTTCCAAACATTGGCAGCCCTATCAAATCAAAATATCCTATATTTGATTCCATGCTCACGTAAAAGCAGAGTTGATAATGACATGGCGACAATTTCACACATAATCGTTATGAACAATTAAGGGAGTAGAGGCGTCAACAATGAAAACGACCAAAAGAAATAAATAAACTTATGGAACTTATTAATAATTACAAAATTCTAAATAGGGAAATCTGAAAATAATCTAAAAAACTATGGAGTTGGGTGTTACTTAtgcttttttttgttaattttcttCTGTATTCATAATTTGTATAAATAATCAGGTCATTTgttgcaaacagagcttggctctggtggttaggttccttgtggtggagccagcccacccaggttcaagtcctagacttggcatgggtgtttgcatttacctggattattccaggatttaaccggcgctatgctttcagtggtaggtgacgtgcccgtcaacagcgaggcgccagtggtgacttcgtcaacctcaagatatgccggcacagtccctcggaggtgctcataggggtagggtgtgcgtgcgtgcgttcataggggtgtctgtacgtgcgtgtttgtgagcgtctgcattgtactgtgttctcaaaaaaaaaatcaggtcaTTTGTCCAATGGCCACATCGTCTATTATCTATATATATTATATACTACAAATGTctaatgaagccaccatgttaagCCACACAGTCTTAATTATTTTGATGGTTAGATCGAAAATTTACGGCCCTTATTTAACTAGAGATTAATAGTTACATAACATTATAGTTGTGTTTGACACGTCCGTGTAACATGTGAGGTATAACACGTGAGCTTTATTTAGTATATATATTAATGATGGAGATTGaaaatatctatctatatatggAATATGTGTCAACGCATAACAAACACGATCAAATAACATACCTACCGAAAAGAGGAAGTCCGATAGTCTGCCGTCCATTGTCTGGAGATCACAAAGAAGTATTGATGTTGTACGTTCAGTTAGGCCAACTCTATTTATTACTTAGTTCTATATTAAAAAAATACAACCTACCTATCTACAAGACAGGAGCTACATGTCTGTTCCAACGGAAAAACAACACATGAGCTATCTCAGAAATAAAGATTAGTTCAATGAAGATAACACATGTAGTTATTTTCTTTGAATTGTGTATCGGAGACTACCTATGCATGTGCGgtaaagataaaaataaatatGCCTACACATGGTTTTTATGTTACCACCGATAAAAATACTGCCAAACGAAAATACATGTATTTATATAATTTTCTTAAATTTAAAGAATTTTGACAAATTTTGAATGAATGTGAAAATATGTTTGATAATTCTCGAGTGTTATTTTTGACGGTATACCAGTACTCAAATATATTATAACGCAGACACTGTTTCTACCATAGTAAAAGCAATATACGGATTTCTAAGAAATCCACCACGTTAAGCCACacaatcttaattatattattttgatagttagatctaaaacTTACGGCTGTGATTTAGCTAGAGATTAATAGTTACGTAACATTATAGTCATGTTTGACACATCCGTACAACATATGAGAGATAACACGGGAACTTTATTAAGTATATATATTAATGACGGAGATTTTGAATATCTCTctctatctttactattaaacggGGATCGGTGGTGGTCGTACGTGAGAAAATCCTTTCGTACGTCAAATAAACCATATCGATCGGTTTCTGTTCGCGAAAGGTTTTCCTGAGCTTCGTACATAAAAAAACGGTAGGTGACTTCTTCCGCATCTACGCTTTCCTTTGTTATGGTATGGTGCAGGCCAGACAAGTACCAGAGTCCGGCTCGAACCCGACGTCTAAACCTTGTTCGTCGTATGCTGCAAGCCAACCCTCAGCGGAGTCCTGGTCCAGCGCGATCGAGCCTGTCCACAAATAACTAACCATCCTACTGTGACGCCTAAAATCTCTCGTACACCGCCTTGCCAATCGAGTAGCTTCGTCGGGCTAGCCATGGATATCGACACGACGAGGAAGGATGGGAGCTGCAACTCTGCAAGAGGACGACGTTGCCACGCTGCCGACGGCTCGTCATGACGTGCGACAACGAGTAAACAGCTGTGACCGTTGACGCCGTCATACCAGAACGGCGCAGCCCTGCTTCGTCAAGGATGAAGTCGTCGGCGTCCTGCTTCGACTGACTACAGTGGCGTGTATTTCCATCGGGTATCTCCCTCTTCATCCTGCCGTGGACAGGGCCAACCTGTGTCGGGCGCGGTGGGCACCGTGATTTGATTTCTCATCCTCATCGATCTTGCTTCCATGTTTCAAAGTGTTAACAATCAGAGGGACTAACTGCTACGGCAGATGACAATGCTTTAATCAAAGTACCACAGTACATAATGCAGCTCGGTACGTTTTGGATCCGCATTGACACAATGATGCGAGGACACGTTTCTTTCTTTGAAAATCTACATGTACTTCGTGAAGGTGGATTGTATTCGTGCAAGACATAAATCAACAGAGAAAGTTTAGATCAGAATTAGTTGATTCGATTTCTACTATTATTCTTACAGCATTTGATGCTCATCTTGGGATTTTCTGAAGAACGACACGAAGTGGCAGGAGCACATTCAGAAGAACCAGCTATATCCAGGGCCATCATACAATCCTCAGGCTACAAGAAGACTTCGGGATATAGCTGGAAGATGGCCTGAATGTGCTAGATTTTCTAACAGTATAGAGAGTTGTGGCAAGTGAAGGAGACAAGCTGATTTTCACAGCAATTTTCCATGGAAATCCGTAATAGTGGGGTGGAAAAGCTTCATGCTATTTGGACAGTTCTGCTTGTTGTTTTCAAGCGTGGTGTTTTAGGCCTGAAGTCTTCTCTCCAAAACTGGCGATGAGAAGCAACTACTAGGCGATAGAGTGACTAtacataaaattttgatcatGGCGCCAGGTGTCGGGTAGACAAGTGCGCACAGTTGCTAAGGCTGAAATAGGGTGCATGATATATAAATATCAGGCTTCAAAGTAGAAAACGAATTGTCAAATTTGTGTCTTTCTAATTTACCAGATATACACTTCACTTGTTGGATTGTGGTCATAAGGTTTACTACCAACAAATATATTCAACGGAATGGAGATCGTCTAAACTCGGATGAAACAAATGTGAATGTAGTTCGTTGCACTATTATGTCAGACATGGCGTTGCTTTGGCATTACATTGAAGAAAGAATATTCAGGACGTTTAGACATTGAAATGAGAAAATCAGCTTTCCTTCAAACACTACTAGCACAAAACATGATGTCGCAATTCTGATGAAATGCACGTACGTCTCGTCTTATGTCGACCCAAAACAGCAGGTTGTGGGATTGTATTTTCTTGCACCAACGAGTGACGGGCCAGATAGTTCGAGCGTGTCTAACAGGTTATCAAATTTTTCGTAGGGTTCCAGTTCCAGGTTTTTTTTCTCGAAGCAAAAAATATCGATGGGCACCGGTAAATTCAGTTTTTGAAAATAATGAAAATACGGCCCGAGATTTGTCAAAcatatttttttttacaaaaccCTTAAAATTTGAGCTAATTAGGAAAATTTCGGTGAATTTTGTTCCATATTACATTTTTCCAGTGGTATCTGATAAACTTGGCTTTCTTTGAAATTTTGGAAATCTCAACCGAGAAGAAAAATAATCATCGGCACAAACGTTCAGTTGGTGTAGGTGGTAGCGACTCAAATAGAACTTCCTCGGCTTCTGTCTTATCAATGTGTTGTCCCCTGGAGATGAGGAGCTTAGACGATTCTTTTGAAGATATTCTTTTAGATCGGGCGAGTTTATGCGTTTAGATGGATATGTAGTAAAGTCGGAGGCATTGCTATCACTTTTGGCACGTTTTGGTGCCCTCTTGGGTGCAATGCCAACATCTTTCTATCTAGCCACGGGATATCATCCAGATTTTTCAAAGAAAcatcccgtagcaacgcacgggcattcagctatctatatatatatacgaTCAACTAGCAAACCTACTGAAAAGAAATGTTTGGCAGCCTGCCGTCCGTTACCTAGACAGCACAAAATGTTGTACGTTCTATTAGGCCAACTCTATTTATTACTTAGCTCCATCTGTTGTACattaaaggaaagaaaaaaaattacacGCTAACACGCTACCTATCTATAAGACAGGAGCTACATATCTGTTCATATAGAAAAACATACACGAGCTATCTCCATTTTCAATAAAGATTAGTTCAATAGAAATAAGGCGTGTAGTTATTTTCTTTTTGAATTGTGTATAGGTGACTAGCTATGCATATCTTATAAAAAAAATATACCTCTACACATGATTTTCCGGTTATAACCGAGAAAAAATGTGGCGAAATGAAAATACAGTTATTTACataattttctcaaatttaatgTTTTTGACAAATTTTTAACGAATTTAAGAATATGTTTGATAAATCTCGAGTGGTATTTTCTACGGTACTTTTGGTACATGTACTCAAATATTATAAACACAGACACTAATTCTACCATATTAAAAGCAATATACGGATGTCTAATAAAACCATCACGTGTTAAGCCACACAATTTTAGACTACCCACAAtaagagtatcataggtagtatcatgcatcttatGAATGCAAAAAAGGTGATGTGGCAGTgtaattaaagatgagagaggATTGTAATATCAtaagtagataccgtatcatagcaagtAGTCCTGgaaaatttaatgtcaaatacatCTTGTATATAGatctgcattgagattctacaaatcaattaatataagaagattatgatactagtacatgataccatgcatcatgaatatagtaacatgtagtagtagcATACACACATGATACTTTTATAAGATAATATGCATTGCGACTAGTCTTAACTATTTTGATGGTTTGATCTAAAACTTACGGATGTGATTTAGCTAGAGATTAATAGTTACATAATATTATAGTCGTGCTTGACACATCTGTATAACATCAgaggtactacctccgtttcaaggaataaggcacacgcgtattccaagacgaatttTAACCacaaaaattaagcaacaaaatcttaattatattatatacATGTAACACCGTTgggttcgtattgaaaaacactttctaatgatgctaatttcatacaaacaatctttatatatttgaagtaattcttgatcaaacaaaaagctcgtaaaacgaggacgccttattccttgaaacggaggtagtatatcatATCACGTGAACTTTATTAAGTACATATATTAATAGTTCTATCAGCCCATAAAACTGGCTACAGTGGtaaatatcatgtagtagtatcattcaTATGGTACTTGGGTATGATATaatctctatagtggttagtattatggagtagtatcatagtcatgttatatgtattatttttaaaatctcaatgcaaatttatgcataagatttgtttggcatttacttttctcgtgatatgcgctatgatacaatatccATCTAAGTTAGTTTAATCTCCTCTTTCCTCTGTAATTAGCTTCCACGTCAGCATTTTTGTGAAATTAATGTGCATGATACTAActtctacctccatcccaaggcttaaggcctatattttcttcagaaagtcaaactatgttaagttttactaagtttatataaaaaaatcatcaacatgtgaaatacaaaattaatattattagatagataatgaaatatattttcatgtgctatctacaaaatatcatatttattgatagattattctaaaattttgtTCAAACTTTTCTTGCTTTGAATTTTCCAATaatatataagagcatctccggtcGTGTCCCCCAAAGCATTCCCCAAAGTGATTTGGGACGCGTCGGATAAAAAAAaccttcccagccgcgtgccccaaagcatcttttgtccggcgcggcccaatacggtgtctggTGTCCCGAAcccatccccgctacacaggggacgctcggggcacgccggacacagcgaaaagcgaggcgaggtgtGGCGGGACCAATGCATCAACGACACATTCAAGTTTAAACCTAacagtcgcctacctcgcgatggaagttattggcgcgcagtaaCACAGGAACGAAGCGTCgtagctttgccttaatggcgattgaggggcaggcgagacgtctcgtcggtgctgcgcagactCCATGCgttgccggcgttcgcacgccaccgcgtgttcccg contains the following coding sequences:
- the LOC124708651 gene encoding benzyl alcohol O-benzoyltransferase-like, producing the protein MLTPPVDMLKHAKERVYTPTLAYAVRRRDPELIRPAAHTPRETKRLSDIDNQEDLRTHVSLALFYRGGQNGVDPAGLIRRALGEALVQYYPLAGRLREVEGQKLVVDCNGEGVLFVEADGDVRLVELEAVGLRPPFPCWDQLLFDVQGSSGVIDCPLLHIQVTRLLCGSFVFALRFNHVICDGIGIAQFMNAIAELTRGLPSPTIAPVWSRELLNARDPPMPSFTHREFDLLLQQPPPAGDMVIRSFTFGASDLDAIKKSLPPLLRDTATTFEALAAFLGRARAAALELPLGGNAPLMIVVNIRGVAGTNLPAGYYGNACVPSTVLVDPAVLLGGSLGDAVALVRRAKATVTSEYARSIIDEMVLLGRRFLCPTSMFVLSDARHLGFARVDFGWGEPVYAGPADTAFGVSSFISGKDRDGEDAVVVPVVLPWMAMDRFATEVERLLNPVKPQLS